The following nucleotide sequence is from Nesterenkonia xinjiangensis.
GCGGCGGGCGCTGCCGCTGGGCTTGGGGCTGATGCAGGGGCCATGTAGCCTCTCATGATCATGGGACGGACGCGCGACGACGGCACCGAGGGCGGGCCACGGCGTGGCCGTCGGGTGACCATCTCAGACGTCGCCCACCACGCCGGAGTCTCGACGGCGGCGGTCTCGAAGGTGCTCCGCTCGGCCTATGGGGTCAGTGATGAGATGCGGCAGAAGGTCCGCGCCTCCGTCCAGGAGCTGGGCTACCGGCCGCATGCCGGCGCTCGGGCCATGCGCGGCCGCTCCTACACGATCGGCGTGATGCTGCTAGACCTCGCCGCGCAGTTCCAGCCCGAGATCGTCCAGGGCATCAGCGCCCATCTCGCGGACACCCCCTACCAGGAGATCCTCATCACCGGGGGCATAGATCCCGAGCGGCAGAAGCGCGCGATCGAGGCCCTGACTGATCGCCAGGTGGACGGGCTGATCGTCATCACCCCCAGCATGGAGCCGGAGTGGCTGGAGGACCTCGGCCGACGGCTTCCGTTGGTGACGGTGGCACGGCATGGAGGCTCCCAGCACTTCGACTCCGTGGTCACCGACGACCATCTGGGTGCCCGGCTGGTGGTCGACCACCTCGCCGCGCTCGGCCATG
It contains:
- a CDS encoding LacI family DNA-binding transcriptional regulator, which produces MGRTRDDGTEGGPRRGRRVTISDVAHHAGVSTAAVSKVLRSAYGVSDEMRQKVRASVQELGYRPHAGARAMRGRSYTIGVMLLDLAAQFQPEIVQGISAHLADTPYQEILITGGIDPERQKRAIEALTDRQVDGLIVITPSMEPEWLEDLGRRLPLVTVARHGGSQHFDSVVTDDHLGARLVVDHLAALGHERIMHITAPIEGLQRPSVLSQTPRLDGYLDAMARHGLTPQVIESDYSEAGGHTATLQALRGAAPPSAIFAGADGSALGALRAAEELGVDVPRDLSVVGFDNTFVSGIGRISLSTVDQDGATTGAISADLLLQRLGGRSEPMRRVIVPELVTRGTSAPPR